The Pantoea nemavictus genome includes a region encoding these proteins:
- a CDS encoding YnjH family protein, translating into MRYAMLLLSGLLLCSTSALANRQPESNRMGNTDVVVDMPDEVWTQGKNSRQSDCMQCCTYENRSYSEGAVVKAEGVLLQCGRDEKVLGTNPLIWKIIK; encoded by the coding sequence ATGCGTTATGCAATGTTGCTGCTGAGCGGACTGTTGTTATGCAGTACCTCTGCGCTGGCCAACCGCCAGCCGGAGAGTAATCGTATGGGCAATACGGATGTGGTGGTGGATATGCCTGACGAAGTGTGGACGCAGGGCAAAAACAGTCGCCAAAGCGACTGCATGCAGTGCTGTACCTATGAGAATCGTAGCTATTCTGAAGGTGCGGTGGTGAAGGCGGAAGGTGTGCTGTTGCAATGTGGACGGGACGAAAAAGTCTTGGGCACAAATCCACTCATCTGGAAGATCATCAAATAA
- the xthA gene encoding exodeoxyribonuclease III, which translates to MKFVSFNINGLRARPHQLEALVEQHQPDVIGLQETKVHDDMFPLEDVSKLGYHVFYHGQKGHYGVALLTKAEPISVSRGFPGDEEDAQRRLIMAEIPSPIGDITVINGYFPQGESRDHPTKFPAKEKFYRDLQSYLEQQLAVDKPVLIMGDMNISSTDFDIGIGEENRKRWLRTGKCSFLPEEREWMDRLLQWGLVDTWRDKFPATNDRFSWFDYRSKGFDDNRGLRIDLLLASQPLASRCIESGIDYDIRSMEKPSDHAPVWSTFKL; encoded by the coding sequence ATGAAATTTGTCTCTTTCAACATCAACGGCTTGCGTGCACGTCCTCATCAATTAGAAGCGCTGGTTGAACAGCATCAACCCGATGTTATTGGTTTGCAGGAAACCAAAGTGCATGACGATATGTTCCCGCTCGAGGACGTCAGCAAACTGGGCTATCACGTATTTTATCACGGGCAAAAAGGTCATTATGGTGTCGCACTGCTGACGAAAGCGGAGCCGATAAGCGTGAGCCGTGGTTTCCCCGGCGATGAAGAAGATGCGCAGCGTCGTTTGATCATGGCGGAAATCCCCAGCCCGATCGGCGATATCACCGTAATTAACGGCTATTTCCCACAAGGAGAAAGCCGCGACCACCCCACCAAATTCCCCGCCAAAGAGAAGTTTTATCGCGATCTGCAAAGCTATCTTGAGCAGCAATTAGCCGTCGATAAACCGGTGTTGATCATGGGTGATATGAACATCAGCAGCACCGATTTTGATATCGGCATTGGTGAAGAGAATCGTAAGCGTTGGCTGCGCACCGGTAAATGTTCGTTCCTGCCTGAAGAGCGTGAATGGATGGATCGCTTACTGCAGTGGGGATTGGTTGATACCTGGCGCGATAAATTCCCGGCAACCAACGACCGCTTCTCGTGGTTTGACTACCGCTCAAAAGGCTTTGATGATAATCGTGGGTTACGCATCGATCTGTTGCTAGCGAGCCAGCCACTGGCGTCGCGTTGTATTGAGAGCGGTATCGATTACGACATCCGTAGTATGGAAAAACCGTCTGATCACGCGCCCGTTTGGTCGACGTTTAAGCTGTGA